Within the Naumovozyma castellii chromosome 1, complete genome genome, the region caaTTCTGGTTTCAAAGCAGAATCATTTTGCATTCTAATATTGACGACATCTGCGAAATTACCTACCAATCCACCAATGGCCCCGGAGAACATAGAACAGGGCAAGAGATAGACCATATCGTTGATGTGCCCTTGAGGAATCAAATTTTCCTTCATAAGATCGTAAGCACCGAATCTAACGGTGGTATAGGTACATTGTCGTAACACGGCCGCACTCAACCCAGAGTATAGGCCCATCACGTTCTCATTACGCAGGATAGTAGTAAGCATCCTGCCCAAAGTGGGCTTGGGGAGTGGTGCTGCTTGCAGTCTGACTTTGGCCAAGTCCAATGGATGTGTCATTACACAGGCGAAGATCCCTGCAGCACCTCCGTACCACCATGGGTACTTGATCTGTTTCGTTGGAGAGTCCGTCATTAAGGGGTTGGTGTGTTTGTAGTGGTAGTGTTAGTTAGGTTGCTGGTTCTCGAGAAGGGGAGCCTAGCAGGGCAGGTATGGATGTTATGTATTTATATAGATGGCACATGGATAAACAATTGTCCATTACGTAGTAACCATGGATGGGCTTTCTTGGCCTCAGTCATGACTACCCACAAAGTGACTGTCACGATTTTACGGAAACCAGGTCATAAACGCATTCACAGCGAAAACGGGCCGGATACTCATTTTTTGTATGGTCAGATGGAAGCcacaacaaaaaaaataacgaCAACTGCAGGACTCGAACCTGCGCGGGCAAAGCCCAAAAGATTTCTAATCTTTCGCCTTAACCACTCGGCCAAGTTGCCTCAATATTTTACATTTGTTCGGTTCTGACCATTTACACCAACGGTAGACAAGATCATGTGATTAACACGGATTTGGGTAATAAGACTCAATTTTGGTAAGTAGTTGAAAAGAGTACACCATTTCAAGTACTTAGTACTCTTCACAACACTAAAAGGCGCTCGTAATAACTCATTCAATCCATTGTAATGTCGCGCGCACGCCATTCGTGAATTTAAGGGTTTACTAAGCATTCATCCAGAATGTTACATTGAAGGAAAACAATGAACAGCTTCCATAACGACACAGCACCATCAGTTCAGGAGATATTCCTATAGTTGACCTCCAATACTAACTGTTTAGAAAGGAAATGCAAATTGTACCCCCCAGATTCCCGCCACCAACTGAACTATCAGTAGATGCCCCTCGTCTTTTCACATCTACAAACAGAGATCACCAAGATGTCTCGTCATCCTCGATGCCTACAGAGATTGTATACCAAATTCTCACCTACCAGTTCAATGATTTCATGAATAATGACCATCCAGGGACTTCTGAAAAGTTTAACGAGaatttaagaatatttctAAGAAGTAACCTCACCGTGAACAAAGCCTTCTATCACATTTGCAAAGTGCTAATCTACAAATACTGCAATTTTACCACAGCCAAACGATTCCATCATCTTTTAAAAACCATCGAGACTCACAAGGAGGTGAGAAACATCATTCAAGTGgctgattttgaagaattgacCTCCATTGGGTTGGGTAGAACAGGTGAGATGAATAAGATGATTAAAAATTTAACTAATGAAACccttttgaaattcttgcAATTGACAAGGGCAAATTTAAGAGAGTTCCTGGCATGTGAACAGATTCAAGATGATTTGGATGACAAGATTATATATTTCCTTCTTAAACCGGGGAAAAATTTAAGTGTCCTAGACTTCTGTGGATGCTCTGGTCCATCCTTCACGACAAGTCTTATCGATGCTCTGGAACGATTATATCCACGGGCGGAGAATAgcaatgaagaagaagatagaGAAGAGGGAGAAGAAGTAGATCCAAATCAAATACAACCATTAGAATTTAATTATCAAATTACATGTCTTGGATTGAATGATTGTACAGATTTACCCTCTTTTGTCGTTGGAAGAGTATTACAGATGTTACCagaattacaaaaattAGATTTATCCCATACTtccattgatgatgaagtgTTATTGCATAAAATAccacatttgaaaaaccTTACTCATTTTTCCCTCGCCTCATGTCTTCAATTATCACCAAGATcaatattggaattttttAGTAATCATCCATGTGTCACTGATGAAAACAATTCCACCACTTTAGAATGgttgaatttaaattgcATCTCGAATCATTCCACTGTTTGGAATGACGTACATACAATGTTCCtcttaaagaaattatgtCAACATGGTCATAATAAGACATTACagtatttaaatattggtGGATTACCATTACATCAGGCATCATTtatcaaatcattcaaaaGCAAAGTAAATGTACAAAAATATTACCCATGTCAAGATACATTACAATTTATAAAGATAAATTTCCcacatttgaaaagtttaaGCATTAGAGGTAATAACGtttccatttcaaaattagtAGAATTCCTTTCCCCCAATGAATATGAAGAAGTAAGTGAAGTGACAGGATTGGAAGAAcaacatttgaaattcttaaatATCTCAAATAATCcacaaataaacaaatgGACCATCCAGGATCCAACTTTATTTACATGTTCCTCATCACTAATGGCATACGAAATCTCATTTGATGCATGGcaacaaattgaaaaatcaaatccGAATCATGAAATTATAgcaatgaaatatcatACAGATTTCAATTCTCGTTCTTCCATGTTGAGAGATTCTCAAAAAGCTGAACCAGTGAAATGGCAATGTTATATCGATTCGTCCTATGGAAGAAGGTATTGGATTTACAAGACTGACAAATATTTAAACCGTGCCGATTTATTCCAAATGTCAAATATGATTAAATATGACTCTGATGGACAcaagattattgaaattgttaaaCAACCagattttttgaaatttgcACAGGCAAAGATTATGTTAGGTTGCGGTATCGTTTCACAAAGcaatattagaagaaaCTTGTCATATCGAGACTTTAAACCTCCTATATCACAATTCTTGACTAGAAATGGTGGAATAACTTTTGGAGATACACCACAACCAATTATCACTCCAAGACTACCACCTGGTGGGTGGAGGATTATTCATGATGATAGCGAAGATATAGAGTATGAAAGCGACGCACGTACAATAACTCCACAAATCTCAAATACACTGCATTCCATTAACGAAGAAAGTACAGCTACTATTCCCTCGGGAAATGATGATACTATAATTGTAGAAAATGAAGCAGAAGATGATATCGATGTCGATTTAAGAAATGGGTTGTATTGGGATAGATCCATTCAAAATTTACAATCTCTGTCCATCCAGGGACCACCTCaggaaaatgatgatgaatatcTGAACAACCCGGAACtgcaaagaagaagatcacAATTAAGTCTGTTAAGGTCCCGTTCCATGACAAATTCCCGCTCCAAATTATGGCCGCCACCACATAACAACagtgaaaataatattttgggCATTATGAGACCACCACTTTCTAATACATCTTCTACTGTGAGTATCATGAcaaagaagttgaagaGACAgcagaaattgaaaacagATTATTATTACGATCATCCAGAAGAATACATCTACAACAGGAACGATCCGGTGATGACAGAAAGATACAGAATCCATTTCGAGCTAGtgaatgaatttaaagTCTTTGGGAACATTGAGCGTGGAATGTATAGATATTACAGCTTGAAGACATAGATACTACGTAGCCCGCCATAGCATAACTCTCTCGTTCATTGATGGATCACACGATTTTATTTTTCGTGTCGCTGTCCTTTTCTGACGCGCGGAAGCAAAAGTGCGGAAAGTAAATAGTAAACAAAGAAACCtctaaattttgaaaaaaaaggCTATCAAAAGATAAAGGATTAGCCCATTCAAGGTAAGTAGGTGCATCAATCTAAAAGGCAAGTAACGAGAGTATTAATTGATCTTACTAAACTGGGAAGAAACAATTTGAGTTGAACTATCGAGAACGAAAACTGCCAATCCTTTTTCGTGTCTCATTCAACTGCTCATTGCCAAAGCAAAATCAACAGCTTATTTAACATCCAACCAACGCATTTAATATACTTTCCATTCTATTTACAAGAGCCCAGAGTTAACCTTCTGTATAAATACATTTTTCTCATGCCGTTTGCGGGTTCATCGCAAAAGTTTCAATCTTCCCATGAAACATTCCCTTCCGTTAATGATCAAAATATCGAGTCAAGGAGGTCCATATTCATCGAACAAACGGAAGATGCTGATAGTAATACGGGAGCTAGTGGTTACACAgtatttattgatgaaaatagaTTTTCTGATATGCTCCTAGCGCATTCTAGaagtgatgatgatgatgatgacgatgatgatgatgacgatgatgatgatgaagaagattcgTTAGAAACAATAGAGtcatcaaaatttgataCATCGCTATCACAGGACCTCAgattttctaataatataCGACGAAACCCAGCTCTCGAACAATTCTCTGAAATACAATTACATGCCATTATCAATGGTGCTCCAGCGGACGTCACATCAAGAACAACATCCAATACAACgaaatataatattattgatcCTAACAAGACTCAACCCATACGAAGTAGCTTTGATAAATCCAATCCACAACACAAGCATGCATCCATCACTACTGATTCAAAACGAAGTAGCGGAAACCAAAGCCAGCATTCCAGTCTTGCGGATCGAAGAAGGCAAGAAATACTATCGTCTCAGAGGCATAGCAGTACGGGGACAATAGCCACAGCATTACTGATGAACGTTGAAGAATCTCCTGCTAAATCATCTAAACGTAATAGTAGTGACTGTTCATCGAAACTGTCATCTAATTATAATAGAGGCGGTCCACAACACCTACAAACGATTCCAACAACTCATCATATCGACAATAGGAGAGAATCCAATTCGCCGACGACTCCGACAAAGATAAATAATGACTCAACTGACATGGATCCTTCATATACATCAACTATCCTTTATGATAATACTATAGAACCAATCCTTGAAGAAGCTGTTAaactattgaaatttgaaatgaAATCTCCATATTCCCATACACACAAGGTATCACTCTCATTGGATAGTCATAATTTGAATAACACCCTTGACCCTGGAggtgatgaggatgatactaatgaagatgatgaacGATTCATACCTCAAAACTTCAAGATGGCATCAAAACCATCCGTTTCTTCAGGAGAAGCTGATTTATCCCAACTTTCAATACAGACAGACATTAAAAGAATTTACGCCATCCCACATAGTCCCTCATTGCTAAGTAACCATATTTCTATACCTAAGATCAAGAAATATGTTGGCTCATCAAATTTAGCCGTAACTCCAGAGAGCGGTGCTGAAGAGACTTTTAATGAAGAGGGAAAAGAGGATGACATATACCACGATTCCCatgagaaaaaaataaaaagtatTCCAATCTTACGGGATATATCTGGTTCAAGTAGATGGAGAATGACACCATCAATGCATCTAGAGGAATTTTATTCTCCTTCAAAACCTACTTCTAAGAGTCAACTTACTCACCAACGCCAAGAAGAAGGGAACgaagaattcaaagaaaatcCTGTTGAAACCGTAAAAGTGGAACATCCCCAAGAAACAGAACACCCACCCCCCGAATCTCAAATAGGAAATGCATATATGACCATAGAACGTAATAATAAACACATCGGAACCGAAGAAATGCATTACAATcataaaaatttcaatgacATTGAACAGAACATACCTAAGCaacaaattgataattCGTCTGTAGCTTCTTTCGACTCACAGaacttcaaattttttcaaatatacTCGTGGCAGAGGATTTTGCTTGTCATATTTTGTTGTATGCTTGTTCCACCatcattttttattattgcGGTAAAAAATCCAATCATTTCCAACTATAGACTCATGCGAATGCTTATGAACAAGGAACATAGACTTGGCTTGTATAAAGGATTCATTTGGGATGTTGATTTAACATGGTTCAAGAATCTATGTTTAGTTCTCGGATGTATAGAACTATTATGCATTTTTGCAGGAATTGGTATCGGATTTGGCGTCGGTCTGACAcgaaaataattttatattCATCTTACCTGTCGGGTTTGACTAACAGGACAATTGTTTCCAAAATGGACTCTTATTAGGTTACGATCATGTAATAATAACTGCATATATCTATAGTTATAAATGGCTACataattaaaattataGAACATATAATACAACATTTCAAGTTATAAAAACGTATCCCATTCTTGGTTGCTCCACAATTGGTCGTATAGATCATTTAAGTCTGTGTTATTGACAAAGTCATCCAAAGTGCCAATATTAAAGCCAGAGGTTGGAAGATTACTATCATTAGAACGAGATTTGGTAGGATCCTGCAACTCACCGACCATcgattttttcttcaagtcGCTGAGATTACCATTTTGTAGTTGAGGTAAAGGAGACATAAAAGTACCATCTGCTTGTTTACCAAAGTTAATGTCAGGGTTGAATGTCTTGGCATTGGAGGGCGAATTTATTATGGTTGAAGGTATATCACTGATAGACTCAGTGAGCTTTTTGATAAAAGGTTCTCGTCTTTTAAGTTCCTCTGAATGAAAATGAGTGTCATCTTctatcattttctttactCTTAGATGTAGACCAGATTTTTCAACTGGTTTCAATAGATATTTGAATGTGTAAGCTTTACTGTCTAAGATTAGTTCTGGAATATCGGCGATATCTGGGGCCTCAGAACataaaatcaaattcagTCCATCTGcatcaattttttcctcatccatatatgaaattaaagTCATTCTAGTAACTGTACCCAAGACTGAAAACTCACTACAAAAAGTTTTGTAGGATTCACTCTTGAATaccttttcattttcttcattattacggaaaattgaaatattgtGAACCCGCTTAAAAACCCTTAAAATTGTTATAACATCTTCCTTAGTCACTAAGTCGCCTATTGTAAAGGCTTTGGTgattattaaaataaagACAAGCTGGTAGTATTTCAGCAGCTGGCAAATGCTATAATCACTTTCACAGCCAAGTAAAATATTGTTCATTTCGATCCATACTTTATAAAGTTCAATACCAGCCTTACTTAAAGGAGCTGCCATCTCTCTTCTTTTACATTCCTCTGTCAATCTTGATACAATATTGGTAGATGAAGCCAATATCCCACACAGTATATTGCCATAGAGAAATACAAAATGTTTCGCAATCTCAGAATCTTCTTGTGAGATATCCGAAGACCTAGCATAGGAGCTATCCATATTAGCAATTGTAAATAATCGCATAGTTTGACCCTTTAGACAATTAAGTGCCTTCTTACcttcattaaattctttaaaggTTTCTTCTAAAAGTCTTGCTCTCAAAATAGGATGCTTTGCACTATTCTGGATGGAAGTATATCTATCAGCATATAATATCTTCCTTTGAAAGTGACCAACTAGCTGTAAAGCTGCACATCTCCCATAGAATGCCAGTGACTGCACAGACATTAAATTTACCAATTGTTGAGGAACGGAGTTTATTTTCGTTAACAGATCTTTGTTATTCAGAAGACCAACTTTGATAAACTGTTGAGGTAAGAGGCAGGTCATAAATGTTTCATTTATAGAAGAAATATGCCCAGTTTGAAGACATAAATGTTTCTCCAAACAATACAGTTCCCACCAtagttttcttcttttttcggcaataatttcatccaaaCCAACATAATACTCCCAACGAGGAAGACCAATGTGCTTTGCGCACTCTAGTGCCACATTTAGCATCCTTTCGAAGCTATAAAGTTGTTTGGAAGatctaatattttttaacaATGATAGCAGTGTCtctaaatattctaaaGTAAGGCAAATTTCTCTGTTGTTCAAAGTCAAATTAAAATAGTGGTAACATAGTGTTCGTAATTGATCATCAAGCTGACAAAAAGATCGGAAGGTATTATCATCGCTTTCTAAAACTTTATAATTTGCTTTCGTGATTCGGACTAAAAAGTTCACAAATTTCGTTTTATTGATGGAAAACATTTTGACTACATGTGAAAACATTACAGCACTATTCTGTGATGCATATAATAAATCGTGAAGAGTACTTGATGTGATTTCCGTCGTGAAAGGTTGTGGAAACATCATAATAATTCGGAAGACCAAATTGTTCTCCATCTCTGTCATCGAGTTAGGCAAAgcaattgatgatgataaattctCTGGAATAGAAATGGTTTGCCACTTGCCTAAGTATACATCGAGGGGGTTACCAAAATAGCGACACTGTTCATTCTCTTGAAAACAGCCTATGTCAAAAATCCTCAGCATAAGATAAACAGTTTCTTTCATAGAGTAAGAgttcttaatattatttatattcaaaagataTTTCCTAAGAAGAAAGGCTATACCTCGTAAGGAAAAAACCTGGATTGGTGAAAAAAGTCCTCTGGCGACCTCCACACTGGGACCTTGTGACAATATAGGATTAGAATTTATGTTAAAATCTGAACCTACGGTCGAGTCTGACCATGTGGCAAATCTTGCTAAACAAACCTTATCtctatatttatttttcattaattcaGTTTCTATCGATTTAGAATCCTTTTCGGTATTCTGAACCACTTCTTGTAGTTTGGATAGATCTATCTGCGGTTCCCAATTATTAAGTAATTTTTGCAATTGAGATGTTACATTCTGCTTAATATTTAAAACCAATGGATTTGATTCGGGGAGATCTTGTAGCTGCTTCAAGATCGTTTGTAATTCAATTAAACATTTCTGGTTCTCAGAGTCATCTTTGTAAAGGCCATCATTCCCGGAGATTAAAAATACCGGAGTTGTGAGTAGATTTTCAGTTCTAAAGTAATAGTCTACGCTATCCAAAGTGATCAAATCATGTGATGGTTCAGTTTTTGGTTTAACGCTATGCATCGAATTTCCATGATGAAACTCAGTCTCGCTAGGTTTGCTCGAGAAATTCATGGGTGTCATTCCATTGACTGGTTCAAAGACACAAAGACAACCATATATTTCACAGTTGGGGCATGGTTGGATTCCCgaacattttattttccttctcctGCAATTTGAACATGCTCTAGATGATCTCagttttttgattttgcCATTGGATGTATGCACCATCTCCTTGttaatcttcaaagataaaCTAAAAGCAAATGAGTAAGGAGGGAGACTTGTGAGAAGAAGCTAGTTTACTTAGAGATATACAGAAAGTATTGTTCGAGGGAATTATTTCTGCTAGTTTTCCCATTGGATTGATCAGTCTTtaagtttgaaatttcaaaatcgGACTCTTGTCAAAGGCATAATACCAAATTGTTACCAAGAATGGAAATACAAAAGTCAGtgaattcttgaattttcGTGGCTATATTTAACGTTAcgtaaaaaaaattgttgttaATAGTAAGTAACTTATCGAGGTAAGAATAGTTATTGAATTGTTATATAGTTTATAAACAAGTTGCCATATATCAAAGTGGGAGTTATTCCACTTTGTTTGATCTACTGATATGAATCCGGAATATTATCATTCCAAAGGACACTGTACAAATCGTTTAAATCTGTGTTATTAACGAATTCTTCTAGTGTCCCCAGATTGTAACTTTTAGATGGattattatcaatggaagaaaataagaatgGAGTTTGTGTCTGTATTTCCGCTTGTAATTCTTGATCTGGTAATTGATATAATAATTCCTGTGGTGGCTGGGGTGAACGAGCCTGAGGGGACGTTGTAGTTAAAGGTGACAACGTGTTCATTACATTTGGCGTCGTTATTGTCTTTATTGATGGTAGAGGAGGGTGATCAGTGGGGCTCATATTTTTACTTGGTGAGATTGGTTGTAACAAGGTTGCAGGATATAATTTAACTGCGTTGTAATGAATTGGAACTGGCATTTGAGGTTCATTGGAATTCACAAATGAACTTTCCTTCAGTGATTGgatctttttcaaattcatgAATTTTTTATCATTCTCTAACATTTGCTTGACATTTAAGTGAAGTCCCGATTTTTGAACAGCCTCTAAAAGATATTTGTATATATGGGATTTATAATCAAGGATAACATCAATCAAATCCACAACATCGGCACcattgattattattatatttttcaggTCTTCCACTGATATATTATGGTTACTCATAAAATCGAGTAATAAAATACGAGTAAGGATTATGGACAATGAAAAACTTCTTGAAAATCCCTTCAAAGTGCGAGAGGTTAAAACTTGCTTGTTGGAATCACTTTCGAGGTATAGGAAAAGATTTTCCAAACGTTTGAAGATTCTTAAATTTGTCAAaagatcttcttctttgaaaaaattggagTCATTAAAAGTCTTTGTAATTGTCAATAAAAACACTATCAAATATGGCATCATCCCTCGCCAAACAGCAtaatcattttccaaagtgaCGAGAAGTTTCCCCATCCCTACCCACGTTTTGTAAAGTTCATTGGCATAGTCATTCAATCTATTTGTAACTATTTGTGGCCTTGGCCAAACTGATAGTCTAgaaatcaaattattaGCAGAACTTAGAATTGTACAGAACATGTGTTCTTGAAACAAGACATGATTTGTCGCCACAAGTACATCTTCCTTTAATAAGTTAGAATAGCGTGGATTCGATTGATCAGttacaatttcaaataatttatatgTTTGCTCTTTGactttatcaaaattggCCTTTAATATGTCAATTTGGTCAAAGACTTCATTGAGTAGTCTAACTCTTAAGCATAGAGGTTTAGCTGAGTTCCTTATGGATGTGAAATGTTCAGAATATAATACATTTGCAAAAAATTCACTTGTTAGTTGGAATAGGGCACATTCACCATAGTCTCTGAGTGAAGTAATGGACATGCtatcaaaaatttcatttctaGATACATCTTGAACTCTCTGTATAAAATCTTTGTGATCGACAAATCCAACATCTCTAAACTCTTTAAACAATAGacaattcattttttcatcattgatGGAAGACAATTCACCTGTTCTCAAAGAGtaaaatttttcacaaCGATATAATCTCCACcataataatcttttcctttctgCCACAACTTCATCATACCCGACATAATATTCCCAACGATGTAGACCCATCTTGTATGCACATCCAACAGCGACTGTTAAGACTTTTTCCAGACCGTAATGCTCATCTAACCATGTCTGATGTTCTAATAGGGCTaacaatatttccaaatattccaatgaATTGTATTCATCCAAATGGTATAATGTGGCATTATAATAACTATAACATAGAGTTAGTAAGATATCATCCACTTCTGAATCATTATAGATATCTTCATTGAATGCGGATGGATCTTTCATATTACGAGATGTAATATTCAACATTGACTTTTCAACATTATTTTTGTGAGCAGAGTACATGTTAATTAGGAGACTGAacatttccaaatcattattcatTGTTGCTACCAATTGTGGATATGTCACTGttgttaatttttcaagaaatgtGGATGGTAATTTagataaaagaaaaaggacCTGATCCTTATTATTGGCACCTTTGGGACTTGTTGTAGAGGATGAAGGACTTCTTATCACTGGAGAATTAAATTGAGCATCTTTcctttgtaaataataCTCCAATGGGttggaaattgataaaCAACTCTCGTTAAGATATATGCAACAAATATCGAAGAATCTTAACATCATATAGACTGTTGCCTTTAAGTAATCtatatttaatgaagatgcTTTACTAATGACATGTCTGTGTAGTAGGAACCCAATCCCACGCAACGATAATGTTTGAATGGGGGAGTATAACCCAAATACTTCATCGATTAATGGTAATTTGGAGAAGAATTCAGAGTCTTCATCTgagtttttcaaattatttttaccTTGGAACACTGAAAAACTTGTTAAATTAACTCTATCTCTATATTTGTTTTTCATAAGTAAAGTTTCGATCGATTTATCATCATACTCTGGGCCAAAACTGGATGAATTTACTGAATTGTTTAAATTGATCTTAGGTTCCCATTTATCCATATATTCCAccatttgtttcttaataGTTTCGATTGCCTTCAGTATGACAGGATTATCACCGGGTAGTGAtttcaattgttttatAGCGCCTCTAAATTTATCTATTTGTTCTCTTATACCCAAATCGTCCTCATATAACCCATTACTTGCCGATAGTTGGCTATTCTGTTGTTCCTGGTCATTAAGTGAGAATGCAAATTCTGAATCTTCTGTGATTCCATCGCGGGATTCCAGCGGAGACGCCAGCAATGGCAAGTTTTCACTTGATCTCAAAGGAACATTACCATTCTTGATAGaatcaaattgaatacCTGACTCATTGAAACGTTCCTCATTAGCGTATGCTCCCTCGTTCCAAGGGGTAGTAGGAACAAAAGTTGTATTATCAGTATTAgtattagtattattatttacagAAGAGCCATTAATGGGCA harbors:
- the LUG1 gene encoding Lug1p (ancestral locus Anc_4.185); the encoded protein is MQIVPPRFPPPTELSVDAPRLFTSTNRDHQDVSSSSMPTEIVYQILTYQFNDFMNNDHPGTSEKFNENLRIFLRSNLTVNKAFYHICKVLIYKYCNFTTAKRFHHLLKTIETHKEVRNIIQVADFEELTSIGLGRTGEMNKMIKNLTNETLLKFLQLTRANLREFLACEQIQDDLDDKIIYFLLKPGKNLSVLDFCGCSGPSFTTSLIDALERLYPRAENSNEEEDREEGEEVDPNQIQPLEFNYQITCLGLNDCTDLPSFVVGRVLQMLPELQKLDLSHTSIDDEVLLHKIPHLKNLTHFSLASCLQLSPRSILEFFSNHPCVTDENNSTTLEWLNLNCISNHSTVWNDVHTMFLLKKLCQHGHNKTLQYLNIGGLPLHQASFIKSFKSKVNVQKYYPCQDTLQFIKINFPHLKSLSIRGNNVSISKLVEFLSPNEYEEVSEVTGLEEQHLKFLNISNNPQINKWTIQDPTLFTCSSSLMAYEISFDAWQQIEKSNPNHEIIAMKYHTDFNSRSSMLRDSQKAEPVKWQCYIDSSYGRRYWIYKTDKYLNRADLFQMSNMIKYDSDGHKIIEIVKQPDFLKFAQAKIMLGCGIVSQSNIRRNLSYRDFKPPISQFLTRNGGITFGDTPQPIITPRLPPGGWRIIHDDSEDIEYESDARTITPQISNTLHSINEESTATIPSGNDDTIIVENEAEDDIDVDLRNGLYWDRSIQNLQSLSIQGPPQENDDEYLNNPELQRRRSQLSLLRSRSMTNSRSKLWPPPHNNSENNILGIMRPPLSNTSSTVSIMTKKLKRQQKLKTDYYYDHPEEYIYNRNDPVMTERYRIHFELVNEFKVFGNIERGMYRYYSLKT
- the BUD8 gene encoding Bud8p (ancestral locus Anc_4.186); protein product: MPFAGSSQKFQSSHETFPSVNDQNIESRRSIFIEQTEDADSNTGASGYTVFIDENRFSDMLLAHSRSDDDDDDDDDDDDDDDEEDSLETIESSKFDTSLSQDLRFSNNIRRNPALEQFSEIQLHAIINGAPADVTSRTTSNTTKYNIIDPNKTQPIRSSFDKSNPQHKHASITTDSKRSSGNQSQHSSLADRRRQEILSSQRHSSTGTIATALLMNVEESPAKSSKRNSSDCSSKLSSNYNRGGPQHLQTIPTTHHIDNRRESNSPTTPTKINNDSTDMDPSYTSTILYDNTIEPILEEAVKLLKFEMKSPYSHTHKVSLSLDSHNLNNTLDPGGDEDDTNEDDERFIPQNFKMASKPSVSSGEADLSQLSIQTDIKRIYAIPHSPSLLSNHISIPKIKKYVGSSNLAVTPESGAEETFNEEGKEDDIYHDSHEKKIKSIPILRDISGSSRWRMTPSMHLEEFYSPSKPTSKSQLTHQRQEEGNEEFKENPVETVKVEHPQETEHPPPESQIGNAYMTIERNNKHIGTEEMHYNHKNFNDIEQNIPKQQIDNSSVASFDSQNFKFFQIYSWQRILLVIFCCMLVPPSFFIIAVKNPIISNYRLMRMLMNKEHRLGLYKGFIWDVDLTWFKNLCLVLGCIELLCIFAGIGIGFGVGLTRK
- the NCAS0A03570 gene encoding Zn(II)2Cys6 transcription factor, which encodes MVHTSNGKIKKLRSSRACSNCRRRKIKCSGIQPCPNCEIYGCLCVFEPVNGMTPMNFSSKPSETEFHHGNSMHSVKPKTEPSHDLITLDSVDYYFRTENLLTTPVFLISGNDGLYKDDSENQKCLIELQTILKQLQDLPESNPLVLNIKQNVTSQLQKLLNNWEPQIDLSKLQEVVQNTEKDSKSIETELMKNKYRDKVCLARFATWSDSTVGSDFNINSNPILSQGPSVEVARGLFSPIQVFSLRGIAFLLRKYLLNINNIKNSYSMKETVYLMLRIFDIGCFQENEQCRYFGNPLDVYLGKWQTISIPENLSSSIALPNSMTEMENNLVFRIIMMFPQPFTTEITSSTLHDLLYASQNSAVMFSHVVKMFSINKTKFVNFLVRITKANYKVLESDDNTFRSFCQLDDQLRTLCYHYFNLTLNNREICLTLEYLETLLSLLKNIRSSKQLYSFERMLNVALECAKHIGLPRWEYYVGLDEIIAEKRRKLWWELYCLEKHLCLQTGHISSINETFMTCLLPQQFIKVGLLNNKDLLTKINSVPQQLVNLMSVQSLAFYGRCAALQLVGHFQRKILYADRYTSIQNSAKHPILRARLLEETFKEFNEGKKALNCLKGQTMRLFTIANMDSSYARSSDISQEDSEIAKHFVFLYGNILCGILASSTNIVSRLTEECKRREMAAPLSKAGIELYKVWIEMNNILLGCESDYSICQLLKYYQLVFILIITKAFTIGDLVTKEDVITILRVFKRVHNISIFRNNEENEKVFKSESYKTFCSEFSVLGTVTRMTLISYMDEEKIDADGLNLILCSEAPDIADIPELILDSKAYTFKYLLKPVEKSGLHLRVKKMIEDDTHFHSEELKRREPFIKKLTESISDIPSTIINSPSNAKTFNPDINFGKQADGTFMSPLPQLQNGNLSDLKKKSMVGELQDPTKSRSNDSNLPTSGFNIGTLDDFVNNTDLNDLYDQLWSNQEWDTFL